A stretch of DNA from Alphaproteobacteria bacterium:
CTGACCGCGAACTCGCCGTTGCGCGCCAGGAACTCGCGGGTTCCGTCCAGCGGGTCGACCAGCCACACCGGGCCGGCGAACGACGGCAGGCCATGGGTCGCGGCGCGCTCCTCGGTCACCACCGGCCAGTCCGGCGTCAGCGCGCGCAGACCGTCGTACAGCACGGCGTCTGCGGCATGGTCGGCCGCCGTCACCGGCGAGCCGTCGTCCTTGGACGCCGCGCGGCCGCTGAACCGGCCGTAGACCGCCAGGATCGCGCGGCCGGCCTGCTCGACCAGGCCGATCACCGGCGCCGCCAGACATTCCAGTGCCGCCGCACCGGCCCCCGCTGAGGCGTCGCCGCCCATCCGCCTTCCCCTTCTGACAAAATCCGCCGCAGTTCGGTCTAGCGGCTGCCACAATTTGGCGATAGCCTATTAACACTGCGACATGAACATGGGCGGCGCCACCGCCGACCCCGACGAGCCGAGCGAACGTCCCGTCCACCCAGCACCCCGCGCCCGGCCGCATGTCGCGCGAACATACATTCGTAATGCACAAATGAGGATGGCATGAAGAAGGGCTTACTTCGCACCTCGGCACTGACCATTGTCGCCGTCGCCGGGTTCTCCTCGCTGTCGCACGCCGCGACGCTGTTGGAGACCATGGAGCAGATGATGGTGGCCTCGGGCGCGCCGAGTGGCGCGTTCACCTACGACCAGGTCGTTTCCGACACCGACACCAGCTTCGAGATCACCGGTGTCCGGATGGAGCCGGAGCCCGGCGAAGGCGTGGTCACCATCGACCGGCTGCGCATCGACGCCATGGACATGTCGGGGATGCAGACGCAGGCGCCACCCGCCTTCATGGACATCACGGCCGAGGGCATCCACGTGCCTGCCGACGCGATGGATGCGGACGCGCGCGAGATGTTCCCGGACGGCATGACGTTCGACATCGGGCTCGACTACACGCTCGACCCGACCACGCAGGCACTCGACCTGAACGAGTTCATGTTCGCGATGCCGGACTATGGCCGGATCGAGGTCAGCGCCGACGTCGCCGGCATGTCGATGGAATCGATCATGGGCGCGATGTTCGCGGGCCCGGAGGCGCTGACCGGCGTGATGATCAACGGCGTCTCGATCACGCTGGACGACGACGGCGGCCTGGCCGCGCTGTTCGAGATGATTGCCGCCGACGAAGGCATGGACGTCGACAGCTTCGTCAACCAGGCGATGCTGCCGCAGATGCAGGCGATGGGCGCCATGTTCGCCGCCGACCCGATCGCGGCCGGCGTGCTCGATTCGATCAGCGGCTTCATCGGCGACTACGCCGCGCCGGGCGGTCCGCTTGTCATCACGGCCAATCCGCCTTCACCCGTCAGCCTGGCCGAGCTGGCCGGGCTGCAGGACCCGACCGGCATCGTCTCGATGCTAGGCCTCAATGCCAGCTATGACGGCAGCGGCAGTTCCGCGCCGGCCGCTCCGTCCGGCGAGACCACCGGCGAGGCGCCGTCCGAGGGCGGCGGCCTGTTCGGCCAGGGGACGCGCACCGACCAGGCGGTGACCGAGGAACCGGCGACGGAAGAGGTGGCGCCGGCGGCGCCCACCGGCGACGGTGCCTTCGCGACGCTGATGGCGATGGCCGCGGCCTCGGGCATGCCCGACGGCGCGCTGACCTACGACCAGGTGCTGAGCGACAGCCCCGAGGGTTTCATCCTGTCGGGCGTCCATTTCGAGCCGGAGCCGGGCGACTACATCGACATGGAGATGCTGTCGGTGGCGCGGATCGACATGGCCTCGATCGGTGCCGGCAGCCCGCCGATGTTCCTGCAGCTGGCGGCCCAGGGCGTCTCGCTGCCGACCGAGGAGATGGACAACGACCTGCAGCAGATCCTCGGCGACCAGCCGGTCAACGCGAACTTCTACATCGACTACGCGCTCGACGCGGCGACCGGCGATTTCGCGGTCAACGGCATCACGGTGGAGATGGTCGATCTCGGCACCTTCACCTTCACCCTGCAGATGTCGCAGGTCGACCCAGCCGCGCTGATGGGCATGGCGATGATGGGTCCGGAGGCGATGGCCTCGGCGCTGCTGGAGAATGCGGCCCTCAGCTATACCGACCAGGGCTTCCTGCGCCGGGTGATCGCCTTCGCGGCGGCCGAGGAAGGCATGAGCGAGGACCAGATGATGCAGGGCATCTTCGCCCAGCTCGAGCAGGTGCAGCCGATGTTCGCGAGCGACCCGCTGGCCTCGTCGGCGCTGGACGCCTTCGGCGAGTTCCTGGAGGACTACCAGAACCCATCGGGCTCGCTCGGCATCGTGCTCAACCCGCCGGCCCCGGTCTCGATCGGCGAGATCAACGCCGTGCAGGATCCGAGCCAGCTGCCGGCGATGCTGGGGCTGGTGATCGGCTACTGACCGCCCGGCCGCACGAAGCGGCACATGGATCGGCAACGAACGGCGGCCTGCGGGCCGCCGTTCCGCTTTGTGGCGGTGTGCACAGCCAAGTGCGATCCGTTTGCGCCCGGCTGGGCACGCCGCTACAGTCTCCCGCCAAGGCACGGTTTCGCCCGTCCAGGCCGGCATACCGGCCGATCGACCTTTGCAACCGAAGAACAGGCTTTGGGAGACGTCATGAGCAATCTGATGAAACGCCTGCTGGCAGGCGCCGCCATCGCGGTCTGCGCCGGCGCCGCGGCGCAGGCAAAGACGCTGGTCTACTGCTCGGAAGGCAGCCCGGAAGGGTTCAACCCCGCACTCTTCACCGCCGGCACCACGTTCGATGCATCTTCGAAGACGATCTTCAACCGGCTGGTCGAATTCGACCGCGGCACCACTAATGTCGTGCCCGGCCTGGCGGAGTCGTGGGACGTGTCCGACGACGGCCTAGAATACACCTTCCACCTGCGCCAGGGCGTCAAGTTCCAGAGCAACGCGGACTTCACGCCGACGCGCGATTTCAACGCCGACGACGTCATCCACAGCTTCATGCGTCAACTGGACACGGCGAACCCCTATCACGACCTGTCCGGCGGCAGCTACGAGTACTTCGTGTCGATGAGCATGCCCGACCTGCTGGCCGGCATCGACCGGGTCGACGACTACACCGTGCGCTTCCGGCTGAATGCGCCCGAGGCGCCGTTCCTGGCCAACCTGGCGATGGACTTCGCCTCGATCATGTCGCTGGAGCACGCCGAGGCGATGACCGCGGCCGGCACGCCGGAGAAGATCGACCTGGAGCCGATCGGCACCGGGCCGTTCCAGTTGGTCAACTACCAGCAGGACGCCGTGATCCGCTATGCGGCGTTCCAGGACTACTGGGCAGGGCCGGCGGCGATCGACACGCTGGTGTTTTCGATCACCCCCGACGCCAGCGTGCGCTATGCCAAGCTGCAGGCCGGCGAATGCCATGTGATGCCGTATCCGAACCCGGCCGACATCGAGGACATGCGCAGCAACGCCGACATCACCCTGCTTGAGCAGGAAGGCCTGAACGTCGGCTATCTCGGCTTCAACGTCGAGAAGGAGCCTTTCGACGACGTGCGCGTCCGCCAGGCCCTGAACATGGCGATCGACAAGCAGGCGATCATCGACATCATCTACCAGGGCGCCGGCACGGTCGCGAAGAACCCGATCCCGCCGACCATCTGGTCCTACAACGACGATGTCGTCGATTATCCCTATGACCCGGATGCCGCCAAGGCGCTGCTCGCCGAGGCCGGCTTCCCCGACGGCTTCACCACCGACATCTGGGCGATGCCGGTGCAGCGGCCCTACAACCCCAATGCCGGCCGCATGGCCGAACTGATCCAGGCCGACTGGGCCGAGATCGGGGTGCAGTCGGAGATCGTCACCTACGAATGGGCCGAGTATCTGGAGCGGACCAAGAACGGCGAGCAACAGACCTTCATGCTCGGCTGGACCGGCGACAACGGCGATCCGGACAACTTCCTCTACGTCCTGCTCGGCTGCGACGCGGTCGGCTCTGCCAACCGCAGCCGCTGGTGCAACCAGGAGTTCAACGACCTGCTGGTGCAGGCCAAGCGCACCACCGACATCGCCGAGCGCACGGCGCTGTACGAGCAGTCACAGGTGATCTTCAAGCAGGAGGCGCCGTGGGTGACCATCGCCCACTCGGTGGTGTTCATGCCGGTGCGCAACGAGGTGATCGACTACCGCATCGATCCGCTCGGCGGCCACATCTTCTACGGCGTCGACCTGGCCGAATAGCCGGCGATAGCGTCGTGCCTAGCCGTCCCCGCCCGGGCCGCCCGGGCGGGGATTTTTCTTGGCCGCGCGCCGCGCCACCGCCTCGCGCCGGATGATGTAGAGTCCGCTGGCGGCGATCACCGCGACGCCGACCAGGGTCCACAGGTCGGGCAGGTCCGACCAGATCAGCCAGCCCCATGCCGCCGCCCACAGCAGTGCGGTGTAGTCGAACGGCGCCAGCGCCCCGACGGGTGCGAGCCGGAACGCGGCCGACAGCAGCAGGATGCCGAAGCCGCCGCAGCAGCCGGCGGCGGCGAAGATCAGCCAGTCGACCGGCGTCGGCGCCACCCAGACGAAGGGCATCGCCGCCGCGCCGACCGTGATCGGCACCGCCGTGTACCATAGCGCCATCGCCGGCGCCGTCTCGCTGCGGCCGACGAAGCGGGTGGCGACGATGATCAGCGAGTAGCTGAGCGCCGCCCCCATCGGCAGCAGGGCCGCCCAGCCGAAGACGCCGTTGCCCGGCCGCACGATGATCAGCACACCGCACAGGCCGACGACGACCGCGGCCCAGCGACGCGGCCCGACATGCTCCTTCAGCAGCGGCACCGAAAGTGCGGTCATGATCAACGGCGCCACGAAGAACAGCGCAGTCGCATCCGGCAGCGACAGCGCTTGCAGGCTGGCGAAGAACAGGCCCATCGCGCACAGCGAGAACACCCCGCGCAGCAGGTGCCCCGGCATGTTGCGCGTGCGCAGCGCATGCCACTGGCGGGTCACGGCGACATGGGCCAGCACCGGCACCACCCCGATCAGCGAGCGCAGGAACACCAGCTGCATCAGCGGATAGCGCTCGCCCAGCAGCTTGATCGCCGCGTCCATGCTCGACAGCAGCAGGACCGCGACCAGGATCAGGCCGATCCCGACCGGCACGTTGTCCGGCGCGTCGGCCGCGTCGAGGCTTGCGGTGCCGGCGGTCACCGCGCCGCCGCCAGGACCGGCAGCCAGCCGTCGACGCCGGCTTCGATCAGGTCGTACATCCGCTCGAAATCGGCGAGGCCGCCATAGTAGGGGTCGGGCACATCGCGCAGCGGCTGGCCTTCGGCGCGGTCGAGCAGGCGCGCGACAGTCGCGCGCGCAGCCGCCGGCATGCGGTCGCGCAGCCAGCGGGCGTGGTGCTGCTCCATCGCCAGGATCAGGTCGAAAGCGTCCGCGTCGCCGCGCCGCCAGGCCCGCGCCCGCAGGCCGGCGATGTCGTGGCCGCGGCGCGCGCCGATCTGGATCGCGCGCGGGTCCGGCGGGTCGCCGGTGTGGTAGCCGTGGGTGCCGCAGGAATCGACCGCGACGGCCGCCTCGAGCCCGGCGTGCCGCAGGCGGCTGCGCAGGACGCCCTCCGCGCTGGGCGAGCGGCAGATGTTGCCGGTGCAGACGAACAGCACACGCATGGATGCGGCACGGCCTTTCACGCGCAATGACGGCTTCGGGAGGCGGCCGTGTCCGGCCTTGACCCCGCGCCCGGGCGCCCCATCATGCCCGATCATGGCATGGGAAGCGTCCGATTTCCGCGAGCGAATGGCCGCCCTGCGCGCGGCGCATGGTGCGGTCGTGGTGTTGACCGGCGCGGGGATCAGCCGTGAGTCCGGCCTGCACACCTTCCGCGACGCCGACGGCATCTGGGCCAGCGTCAGCATCGATGAGGTGGCGACGCCGCAGGCCTTCGCCCGCGATCCCGCCCGCGTCCACGCCTTCTACAACCAGCGCCGCCGCGGCCTGCTCGACCCGGTCGTCCTGCCCAACCCGGCCCACGCCGCCTTGGCGCGGCTGGAGCGCGACTGGCCCGGCGCGGTGCTGGTGGTGACGCAGAACATCGACGACCTGCACGAGCGGGCCGGCAGCCGCACGCTGGTGCATATGCACGGCGAGCTCCTGAAGGCGCGCTGCGGCGGCTGCGGCACGGTGATCCGATGTCGCGAGGACCTGGCGCCCGCCCACCCCTGCGTCGCCTGCGGCAATGCCGGCGGGGTACGCCCGCATGTGGTCTGGTTCGGCGAGATGCCGCTGGAGCTCGACCGGATCTATCACGCGCTCGGCCAGGCCAGCCTGTTTGCCGCGATCGGCACGTCCGGCACGGTCTATCCGGCGGCCGGCTTCGTCGACGCGGTCCCGCGCGGCTGCGTCACCGTCGAGATCAACCTGGAACCGTCGGAGGGCGCCAGCCGTTTCGTCCACCGCATCCATGGCCCCGCCGGCACTGCGGTGCCCGCATTCGTCGATGCCCTGTGCGGCGGCGATGGCTGACGTCGAGACGCTGGACGATGTCGCACGACGGGCGCGGGCCTGCCGCCTGTGCCCGCTGCCGCACGAACCGCGGCCGGTGCTGCGCGTTTCGGCGACGGCCCGCCTGCTGATCGTCGGCCAGGCGCCCGGCACCCGCGTGCATGAGACCGGCATTCCCTGGAACGACCCCAGCGGCGACCGCTTGCGCGAGTGGCTGGAGATGGACCGCGACGCCTTCTACGACCAGGCGCGGATCGCGATCATGCCGATGGGCTTCTGCTTTCCCGGGCAGGACGCCAAGGGCGGCGACCTGCCGCCGCGGCGCGAATGCGCGCCGGCCTGGCATGCGCCGCTGCGCGCCTTGATGCCGGATATCCGGCTGACCCTGCTGGTCGGCAGCTATGCCCAGGCGCGCTATCTCGACGCCCGGCGCAAGGCCTCGAT
This window harbors:
- a CDS encoding low molecular weight protein-tyrosine-phosphatase — translated: MRVLFVCTGNICRSPSAEGVLRSRLRHAGLEAAVAVDSCGTHGYHTGDPPDPRAIQIGARRGHDIAGLRARAWRRGDADAFDLILAMEQHHARWLRDRMPAAARATVARLLDRAEGQPLRDVPDPYYGGLADFERMYDLIEAGVDGWLPVLAAAR
- a CDS encoding NAD-dependent deacylase, whose amino-acid sequence is MAWEASDFRERMAALRAAHGAVVVLTGAGISRESGLHTFRDADGIWASVSIDEVATPQAFARDPARVHAFYNQRRRGLLDPVVLPNPAHAALARLERDWPGAVLVVTQNIDDLHERAGSRTLVHMHGELLKARCGGCGTVIRCREDLAPAHPCVACGNAGGVRPHVVWFGEMPLELDRIYHALGQASLFAAIGTSGTVYPAAGFVDAVPRGCVTVEINLEPSEGASRFVHRIHGPAGTAVPAFVDALCGGDG
- a CDS encoding ABC transporter substrate-binding protein, whose protein sequence is MKRLLAGAAIAVCAGAAAQAKTLVYCSEGSPEGFNPALFTAGTTFDASSKTIFNRLVEFDRGTTNVVPGLAESWDVSDDGLEYTFHLRQGVKFQSNADFTPTRDFNADDVIHSFMRQLDTANPYHDLSGGSYEYFVSMSMPDLLAGIDRVDDYTVRFRLNAPEAPFLANLAMDFASIMSLEHAEAMTAAGTPEKIDLEPIGTGPFQLVNYQQDAVIRYAAFQDYWAGPAAIDTLVFSITPDASVRYAKLQAGECHVMPYPNPADIEDMRSNADITLLEQEGLNVGYLGFNVEKEPFDDVRVRQALNMAIDKQAIIDIIYQGAGTVAKNPIPPTIWSYNDDVVDYPYDPDAAKALLAEAGFPDGFTTDIWAMPVQRPYNPNAGRMAELIQADWAEIGVQSEIVTYEWAEYLERTKNGEQQTFMLGWTGDNGDPDNFLYVLLGCDAVGSANRSRWCNQEFNDLLVQAKRTTDIAERTALYEQSQVIFKQEAPWVTIAHSVVFMPVRNEVIDYRIDPLGGHIFYGVDLAE
- a CDS encoding DMT family transporter: MTAGTASLDAADAPDNVPVGIGLILVAVLLLSSMDAAIKLLGERYPLMQLVFLRSLIGVVPVLAHVAVTRQWHALRTRNMPGHLLRGVFSLCAMGLFFASLQALSLPDATALFFVAPLIMTALSVPLLKEHVGPRRWAAVVVGLCGVLIIVRPGNGVFGWAALLPMGAALSYSLIIVATRFVGRSETAPAMALWYTAVPITVGAAAMPFVWVAPTPVDWLIFAAAGCCGGFGILLLSAAFRLAPVGALAPFDYTALLWAAAWGWLIWSDLPDLWTLVGVAVIAASGLYIIRREAVARRAAKKNPRPGGPGGDG
- a CDS encoding uracil-DNA glycosylase family protein, which translates into the protein MADVETLDDVARRARACRLCPLPHEPRPVLRVSATARLLIVGQAPGTRVHETGIPWNDPSGDRLREWLEMDRDAFYDQARIAIMPMGFCFPGQDAKGGDLPPRRECAPAWHAPLRALMPDIRLTLLVGSYAQARYLDARRKASMTDTVRAFADYLPDRMLPLPHPSWRNTAWLKRNPWFAAETLPALRRAVADLSR